From a single Nocardioides sp. dk884 genomic region:
- the dacB gene encoding D-alanyl-D-alanine carboxypeptidase/D-alanyl-D-alanine-endopeptidase encodes MLRRARTPLRSRLQRNRRTIAATAATAALVATGAVTPALTTPSHDDTPSRVEAIQRLPRIGQEGQKRSERSEHSEHSQRAKRTQQSRHAQRVRTGSQPAQATKAARAAKAAKAAKARPTGADRTIAAKLRTRIKNDQLGAKVTGHVADVDSGRAVWSAGGHQAMMPASTTKIGTAVAALKALGPDHQLTTDVRLEDQTITLVGGGDELLTSGDLSALAAKTARQVKKRTPYHLRVDDSLFEQPSMSPGWSGGYYPGNVTPVRSLVVDQHQVMDTAIDAGHVFATELRERGVKVADVRRGKASEEATSVAAHHTPVSDVVIQMLLYSDNDLAEGLQRLTAVELGLPATWRGGAQAQMKMFRDLGVDTRGMKLYDGSGLSRADRISAANLVSILQAAYTKGRHTTMWPLKQGLPLAGASGTLDDSYGRFVTQQSYRAAGKVRGKTGSLHDVITLAGVTRGADGRMKAYAFMQNGAPSSLSIRQGFDGLAATVHGSW; translated from the coding sequence ATGCTGCGCCGCGCGCGCACCCCTCTGCGCTCCAGGCTCCAGCGCAACCGAAGGACGATCGCGGCCACCGCCGCCACCGCCGCCCTCGTGGCCACCGGGGCGGTGACACCCGCCCTGACCACCCCCTCGCACGACGACACGCCCTCGCGGGTCGAGGCCATCCAGCGGTTGCCTCGGATCGGGCAGGAGGGCCAGAAGCGCTCCGAGCGCTCCGAGCACTCCGAGCACTCCCAGCGGGCCAAGCGCACCCAGCAGAGCCGGCACGCGCAGCGGGTCCGGACCGGCTCGCAGCCCGCCCAGGCCACGAAGGCTGCGAGGGCCGCGAAGGCCGCGAAGGCCGCGAAGGCCAGGCCCACCGGCGCGGACCGGACGATCGCCGCCAAGCTCCGCACGCGGATCAAGAACGACCAGCTCGGCGCCAAGGTCACCGGCCACGTCGCTGACGTGGACAGCGGTCGCGCCGTGTGGTCCGCGGGCGGGCACCAGGCGATGATGCCCGCCTCGACCACCAAGATCGGCACGGCGGTCGCCGCGCTGAAGGCGCTCGGCCCGGACCACCAGCTGACCACCGACGTGCGCCTCGAGGACCAGACGATCACCCTCGTCGGGGGTGGCGACGAGCTGCTCACCAGCGGCGACCTGAGCGCGCTGGCCGCGAAGACCGCCCGGCAGGTGAAGAAGCGGACGCCGTACCACCTGCGCGTCGACGACAGCCTGTTCGAGCAGCCGTCGATGAGCCCGGGCTGGTCCGGCGGCTACTACCCGGGCAACGTCACCCCGGTCCGCTCCTTGGTCGTCGACCAGCACCAGGTGATGGACACCGCGATCGACGCCGGCCACGTCTTCGCCACCGAGCTGCGCGAGCGAGGCGTCAAGGTCGCCGACGTACGGCGGGGGAAGGCGTCCGAGGAGGCCACCAGCGTCGCTGCGCACCACACCCCGGTCTCCGACGTCGTGATCCAGATGCTGCTCTACTCCGACAACGACCTGGCCGAGGGCCTGCAGCGGCTGACCGCCGTCGAGCTGGGCCTGCCGGCGACCTGGCGCGGTGGTGCCCAGGCGCAGATGAAGATGTTCCGCGACCTCGGCGTCGACACCCGCGGGATGAAGCTGTACGACGGCTCCGGGCTCTCGCGGGCCGACCGGATCTCCGCGGCCAACCTCGTCTCGATCCTGCAGGCCGCCTACACCAAGGGGCGCCACACCACGATGTGGCCGCTGAAGCAGGGCCTGCCGCTGGCCGGCGCCAGCGGGACGCTGGACGACAGCTACGGCCGGTTCGTCACCCAGCAGTCCTACCGCGCGGCCGGGAAGGTGCGCGGCAAGACCGGCTCGCTGCACGACGTGATCACCCTCGCCGGGGTGACCCGCGGCGCCGACGGGCGGATGAAGGCCTACGCGTTCATGCAGAACGGCGCGCCGAGCAGCCTGAGCATCCGGCAGGGCTTCGACGGGCTGGCCGCGACCGTGCACGGCAGCTGGTGA
- a CDS encoding cation-translocating P-type ATPase: MDDGPGLAGPARDASLLDAEAVTADLGVDAVTGLSTEEAARRLAADGPNELQQRPPVPAWRRVLAQFQDPLIYLLLAAVVVSVAAWVVEGSEGVPIDALVITAIVVVNAALGYVQEERAADAVAALRTMTAAASTVLRDGRLRQVPSAELVRGDVLVLGEGDAVGADARLLSANALRVQEASLTGESAAVTKDPTTLAAPAPLGDRLDMVFKGTAVAQGTGRAVVTAVGMGTEMGAVAEMLEATTEDPTPLQQEIHRISRMLGTAVVVIAVVVVVTIIWFDGITDPDDLVEVLLLGVSLAVAAVPEGLPTILSVVLAIGVQRMARRNAVVKRLSSVEALGSATVICTDKTGTLTRNEMTIQRLVTASGRAEVTGIGYRPDGEVLADGRPLAADQRAEARLVLSGGSLANDAQLSERDGEWEVVGDPTEAAFLVAARKAEAEPDGRFRRLAEIPFTSERKMMSVLIADAEDRQVLYAKGAPDVLISRCTRRQVGASTVPLTEEDRAAAMAEVDRLSREAFRTLGVAYRPLGERAGVPGTGDPDESWERDLVWVGMVGIIDPPREEVAPAIAEAHRAGIRVVMITGDHPATARRIAADLGIVAPEARVLTGVELDGLDDEALREVAREVSVYARVAPQHKLRLVDCLQADGEVVAMTGDGVNDAPALKSADIGVAMGITGTEVTKEAARMILADDNFTTIVAAVRQGRVIFENIKKFLRYLLSSNMGEVLTVFLGVLLAGAIGLTDADDTDALVLPLLATQILWINLITDSTPALAMGVDPEIDDVMARRPRRLTDRAIDGRMWAGIVSVGLVMALITLFSIDVFLPGGLVDGEDSLEVARTAGFTTLVLAQLFNALNARSETTSAFHGLFANRWLWLAIALGVVLQVAVVELSFLQVAFGTAALDPAHWAVCVALASVVLWYDEVRKIVLRALGRRRVPAAGAAGAT; encoded by the coding sequence ATGGACGATGGACCTGGCCTCGCTGGGCCCGCCCGGGATGCCTCCCTGCTGGACGCAGAAGCCGTGACGGCGGACCTCGGTGTCGATGCCGTGACGGGGCTGAGCACCGAGGAGGCGGCACGCCGCCTTGCCGCGGACGGCCCCAACGAGCTCCAGCAGCGCCCGCCGGTGCCGGCCTGGCGCCGGGTGCTCGCGCAGTTCCAGGACCCGCTGATCTATCTGCTGCTCGCCGCGGTGGTCGTCTCGGTCGCGGCGTGGGTCGTCGAGGGCAGCGAGGGCGTGCCCATCGACGCGCTGGTGATCACCGCGATCGTCGTGGTCAACGCGGCCCTCGGCTACGTCCAGGAGGAGCGCGCGGCGGATGCGGTGGCGGCGCTGCGCACCATGACCGCGGCCGCCTCCACCGTGCTGCGCGACGGGCGGCTGCGACAGGTGCCGTCCGCCGAGCTGGTGCGCGGCGACGTGCTCGTCCTCGGCGAGGGCGACGCGGTCGGCGCCGATGCCCGCCTGCTCTCGGCCAACGCGCTCCGCGTGCAGGAGGCGTCGTTGACCGGTGAGAGCGCCGCGGTGACCAAGGACCCGACCACCCTCGCCGCGCCCGCCCCGCTCGGCGACCGGCTGGACATGGTGTTCAAGGGGACCGCGGTCGCCCAGGGCACCGGGCGCGCGGTGGTCACCGCCGTGGGGATGGGCACCGAGATGGGCGCGGTCGCCGAGATGCTCGAGGCGACCACCGAGGACCCCACTCCCCTGCAACAGGAGATCCACCGGATCAGCCGGATGCTCGGCACCGCGGTGGTCGTCATCGCCGTGGTCGTGGTGGTCACCATCATCTGGTTCGACGGCATCACCGACCCCGACGACCTCGTCGAGGTGCTGCTGCTCGGGGTCTCGCTCGCGGTGGCCGCCGTACCGGAGGGTCTGCCGACGATCCTGTCGGTGGTGCTCGCGATCGGCGTGCAACGGATGGCCCGGCGCAACGCAGTGGTCAAGCGCCTCAGCTCGGTGGAGGCGCTGGGCTCGGCCACGGTGATCTGCACCGACAAGACCGGCACCCTGACCCGCAACGAGATGACGATCCAGCGCCTCGTCACCGCCTCCGGCCGTGCCGAGGTCACCGGGATCGGCTACCGCCCCGACGGCGAGGTCCTCGCCGACGGCCGCCCGCTGGCTGCGGACCAGCGTGCCGAGGCCCGGCTGGTGCTGTCGGGCGGTTCGCTGGCCAACGACGCCCAGCTGTCCGAGCGCGACGGGGAGTGGGAGGTGGTGGGCGACCCCACCGAGGCGGCGTTCCTGGTCGCCGCCCGCAAGGCCGAGGCCGAGCCGGACGGGCGGTTCCGCCGTCTCGCGGAGATCCCGTTCACCTCCGAGCGCAAGATGATGTCGGTCCTCATCGCCGACGCCGAGGACCGGCAGGTGCTGTACGCCAAGGGCGCGCCCGACGTGCTGATCAGCCGCTGCACCCGCCGCCAGGTCGGAGCGTCGACCGTGCCGCTCACCGAGGAGGACCGCGCCGCGGCGATGGCGGAGGTCGACCGACTCTCGCGCGAGGCGTTCCGCACCCTCGGCGTGGCCTACCGCCCCCTCGGGGAGCGGGCCGGAGTACCGGGGACCGGCGACCCGGACGAGTCCTGGGAGCGCGACCTCGTCTGGGTCGGGATGGTCGGCATCATCGACCCGCCCCGCGAGGAGGTGGCGCCCGCGATCGCCGAGGCGCACCGCGCGGGCATCCGGGTCGTGATGATCACCGGCGACCATCCCGCCACCGCGCGGCGGATCGCCGCCGATCTCGGGATCGTCGCTCCGGAGGCCCGGGTGCTCACCGGTGTCGAGCTCGACGGCCTGGACGACGAGGCGCTGCGGGAGGTCGCCCGCGAGGTCTCGGTCTATGCGCGGGTGGCCCCGCAGCACAAGCTCCGGCTGGTCGACTGCCTGCAGGCCGATGGCGAGGTGGTCGCGATGACCGGCGACGGTGTCAACGACGCGCCGGCCCTGAAGTCGGCCGACATCGGCGTCGCGATGGGCATCACCGGGACGGAGGTGACGAAGGAGGCGGCCCGGATGATCCTCGCCGACGACAACTTCACCACGATCGTCGCCGCGGTCCGGCAGGGCCGGGTGATCTTCGAGAACATCAAGAAGTTCCTGCGCTACCTGCTGTCCTCCAACATGGGCGAGGTCCTCACCGTCTTCCTCGGCGTGCTGCTCGCGGGGGCGATCGGCCTCACCGACGCCGACGACACCGATGCCCTCGTGCTCCCCCTGCTGGCGACCCAGATCCTGTGGATCAACCTGATCACCGACTCGACGCCGGCGCTGGCGATGGGCGTGGACCCCGAGATCGACGACGTGATGGCGCGCCGTCCGCGGCGGCTGACCGATCGAGCCATCGACGGACGGATGTGGGCCGGGATCGTGTCCGTCGGCCTGGTGATGGCCCTGATCACCCTGTTCTCGATCGACGTGTTCCTGCCCGGCGGGCTGGTCGACGGCGAGGACTCCCTCGAGGTCGCCCGCACCGCGGGGTTCACCACCCTGGTGCTGGCCCAGCTCTTCAACGCGCTCAACGCCCGCTCGGAGACGACCAGCGCGTTCCACGGCCTGTTCGCCAACCGGTGGCTGTGGCTCGCCATCGCCCTCGGCGTGGTCCTCCAGGTCGCGGTGGTGGAGCTGTCGTTCCTCCAGGTCGCCTTCGGCACCGCCGCGCTGGACCCGGCCCACTGGGCCGTCTGCGTGGCGCTCGCCTCCGTCGTGCTCTGGTACGACGAGGTGCGCAAGATCGTGCTGCGCGCGCTCGGACGCCGGCGGGTCCCGGCCGCGGGTGCGGCCGGGGCCACCTGA